Sequence from the Phormidium ambiguum IAM M-71 genome:
GCAGCATGATTTTCCTTATTGTTAATTTTTTATAATTTTATTGGGGACTGGGGAGATGGGGAGATGGGGAGATGGGGAGATGGGGGAAATGGGAAAAGGGGGAAAGGGGAAAAAGGGAAAAAGGGAATTTTTACCTTCTGCCTTTTGCCTTTCTTGCCTTCTGCCTTCTGCCTTCTGCCTTCTGCCTTGTGCCTTAAGATTGACTTCGCTTAATTTGCTCTTTTTCTATGGCTTGAAACAAGGCGCGAAAGTTGCCTTCTCCGAATCCTTGGGGGGGAATTTTTTCTCCTTGAATATAACCGAAGCGGCGTTCAATTAATTCAAAAAAGAAGGTTGGTTTTCCGAATATTGGTTGGGTGAAAATTTGCAGGAGTAAAGGAGCTATTTCCAGGGGATTACTCTTGTTGTTTTGTTGCCAATCAACCAGGATTTGTTGCTGTTTTATTTGCTGTAATTCTTCAGTATTTAAAGGAATATTTTGTCTTTTTTGTAATTCGTTGTAATAATTAGGGCTGACTTCTAAAAATTTTAATTGAGAATTTCTTAAAAGTTTAGTTGTTTCAATTAAATTGATTGTTTGTAAAGCAATATGTTGAATTCCCGCTCCTCCGTTAAAGTCTAAAAATTCTTGGATTTGTGAATTTGGTGATGCTGGTTGGTTGATGGGAAATTGCACTAATTTATTGGGATGTACCAGTACTTGACTGTGCAATGCTGACCAATCAGTTTGAATTGCAAAAGTTTGTTTTCGTTGTAATTCTAGGACTTTTTCATACCAGTTGACGGCGGGTTCTAATTCTCCTGTGGCTACGTTTAAAACTACGTGATCGATGCCAGTAAAGATGATTGAATCGGCAGAATTAGAGGTGTCAAAGGTTGGTGTATACCAGTTTTCAATGCCTAATTCCCAGGGTGCTGTACCTTCAATTAATGTATGCGTTAAGTTTCCCCAGCCGGAAATTTTGCTCCATTTCAGTTTGTTTTGTTGGATTATTGGTTGTAAAAGTTTGGCTCCATAACTAATAGCTTTGGTGGTTATGGTTTCGATGTTTTGCACGCGAAAGGCGACATCGGCTACGCCTGGGGGATGCGATCGCAAAAATTCGGCTACTGGACTTTCAGGTAATAAAGGTGACGAGAGAAAAAAGCACACTTCGCCATTTTTTACTACTTCTATAAGTGTATGATTTTGCTGAACTCCATTTCCAATAGCTTGAAAACCCATCTGGCGAACAAACCAATTTCGCCAGAGAGCGGCATCTTCAACATAAAAGTGTATGTGATCGATTTTCATCCCTATTTATCTCTTGTTAATTGCTGCCTCACAAAAGATTTATAACAAATGATGATGGGATTAGAAAAATAAGTGACTTTCTGGTTGAATATTTATTTCCATTGGTATAGCTTGGGGTTCAGCTGAAAGGGCAAATAAAATTGCTTCAGCTGCGGTTTCTGCACTGAGCATTTTGGAGCGATCGACCTTTAAATTAATTGTGTCCCAAAAAGGTGTATCTACGCCGCCAAAGTAAAATAAGGTGAACTTAATACCATAACGTTTGAGTTCATCCGCCATGCACTTGCTGAAGCCAACAACTCCAAATTTAGCAGCACAATAAGCTGCTGCCATTGCCATTGAGTGTTTGCCGAGAATGCCAATTACGTTACAAATGTGTCCAGATTTTTGCTCTTTCATGTATTTAGCAGCAGTTTGGCAAGTGTAGAAGCTGCCTTTTAAATTGACATTCAGCATGGCTTCTAAATCTTCTGGGGTGAGGTGACTACATTGTTTTAAAATTCCTGCGCCAGCTGCATTGATTAGAACATCGATTTTACCAAAGTTAGCGATCGCCTTTTCCATGAGATCTTCTACTTGAGAAGGGTTGGTAATATCACAAGGAATTGTTACTATTTTATCTTTTTGGCTTAAGTATAAATCAGATGCTAAAGCATTTAATTTTTGGCTATTTCTGGCTGCTAGTACTAATTTTGCGCCTTTAGATAACAATTTTTGGGTTACAGAGGTACCAATTCCACCTGTAGCACCAATTACCACAACTACTTTGTCCTGCATATTATTACATTTCTTCACATAAACATTATTTTACTGGTTGTTACGAAAAATTACATAATTTCCCTGATTCGGATCAATGATAATTACAAATTAGAGGTTGACCGATAGGTGAATTGCACTTAATATCTAACTTCAGAGGTGTGACAGTGTTAAATATTGTGGTTATGAGGAGTGAACGAAGATTGCGACACAATGAAATTTTTGCAACAGCGTCTCCAACAAGCGAGATGGCTCACCAGGGTAATCTTGCCAGCTTTTCTAGTTATTCAAGCTTTACCTACAGCCGATGCCCAAACAATTACGATTCAAAATACTGGCACGGCTAATTA
This genomic interval carries:
- a CDS encoding SDR family oxidoreductase — protein: MQDKVVVVIGATGGIGTSVTQKLLSKGAKLVLAARNSQKLNALASDLYLSQKDKIVTIPCDITNPSQVEDLMEKAIANFGKIDVLINAAGAGILKQCSHLTPEDLEAMLNVNLKGSFYTCQTAAKYMKEQKSGHICNVIGILGKHSMAMAAAYCAAKFGVVGFSKCMADELKRYGIKFTLFYFGGVDTPFWDTINLKVDRSKMLSAETAAEAILFALSAEPQAIPMEINIQPESHLFF
- the hppD gene encoding 4-hydroxyphenylpyruvate dioxygenase, whose product is MKIDHIHFYVEDAALWRNWFVRQMGFQAIGNGVQQNHTLIEVVKNGEVCFFLSSPLLPESPVAEFLRSHPPGVADVAFRVQNIETITTKAISYGAKLLQPIIQQNKLKWSKISGWGNLTHTLIEGTAPWELGIENWYTPTFDTSNSADSIIFTGIDHVVLNVATGELEPAVNWYEKVLELQRKQTFAIQTDWSALHSQVLVHPNKLVQFPINQPASPNSQIQEFLDFNGGAGIQHIALQTINLIETTKLLRNSQLKFLEVSPNYYNELQKRQNIPLNTEELQQIKQQQILVDWQQNNKSNPLEIAPLLLQIFTQPIFGKPTFFFELIERRFGYIQGEKIPPQGFGEGNFRALFQAIEKEQIKRSQS